From Aegilops tauschii subsp. strangulata cultivar AL8/78 chromosome 5, Aet v6.0, whole genome shotgun sequence:
TGGTGCCTATGGACTGTAAAAGCACCTTAGCTTAGAGCATAAACTATATGTTAGAGTAGAACATAATCCTTGGCTACCAAGTACTTTTTTATGTAATAACATGGGTGGGTAATTTTCATAAAGTTATACGTCAGAAAGGCTATTGTCAAGATCAAACGGTTATAATTTTGTGAAGTATCAAATTGATTGGCTTCGAGGAGAGCAACTGGCTGTCCATTGGTGCGACTACTTCGACATCTTATTATATGTTGTTCTGCGGAATGATCTGTTTCTTCAACACTCTAGACCGATGGTGATGGATTGCAAATCTGTACTGTGTGGGTGTGTGGGGTGATGCTCCAATTGATGCTTCTTCAGCGACTTCTAGATCTCATTTCAAGGGGCGAGTAGCTATTGCAATCTTTAAAGACTAGTATGGTGAAGCTGTTTGCAGGTGTCCCTTTTCTTTACTGTTAGTACAGTGCAATTTTCAATCTCCGACGGGCAGCATATaattggaggaagaagaaggctaGAATGGTTTGCATGTATTGGTCAGTTTGCGTTAGTTGTCTTTCCGTATAATACTAGTTAATTGTTTTCCTGGAGAAATATCAAATATAAGATGCACTTTTCGGTATCTCTTAAAAAAAGCGGTTGGATGCTTCAGATTACTGTGAAAATTTCTAGCATATGTCTCTTTAAAAGCCTCCAGTTTTTTTAACACACCCATCACATGGCAGATCTCAGAATATATGTAtttaagttttaaaaaatagatTGCACATCAATCCTTTGAGACCATCTACATAAAGCTCATTGGACACATCAAACATGCACACTAGATCCTGTCAGCGCAAATTCTCTCTATATCTACAGTTTGATCACTACAATAGGAGCTTCTGAATCATGTGTAAGTGATACAGCACAACATCATACCATTGTGCTGCCCCGACTTGCATGGGTCAATAATCCTTGGTTTGTTTGATGGAACTTGAATGCTCGTCGAGTTACATTTGAAAGGAGACGACCATGTAAAATTCCAACTCTACCCTACAACTCTTTTGGGGAGAGAAACTAGCCGCAGGATTTACAATACTGAACTATCAAAAATGCCCCTAACGTCTGGATTTACTATACAAATTCTGAGGTTGCATTGTGATAATTTGATGTGCAGACTTTTTATCTTGCCTTGTTTCTATAATATCTTGTGACTCTAGAAAGAGATTATCACGTGCAAAATGTATCCTCGTGCCATTTTATTAGCATTTTCGGTCACACTGATGTCCCATTCCAATTATACCCACCGTTGGGCCACGAGACTAGAAGACACGCTTATTTACGGCAAGTTCAGCCACGCACACACAAACAACTCAGCTTAAATGGAGATGCTGTTGGGGATGCCCATCTCCATCACCATCTTCTCGTCCGTAGGATCACCGTCCGACGGCCTGAGCAGCACATACGGCACCATGCCGGCGCCGTGCCGGTTTTTCCGGTCGGGGTCGTTGTTCCACTCGTCCACCTGCTCCGCGATCTCCCTTGTCCTCTCCTTGAACTTCTCAAATGCCTGCCTGATCGCCCCATCCTGTTTCCATGACGGCTCTTCGTGCGTGCCCATGTACTCCTCATCCGACGAGTGCGTCGACAGGAGGTCCAAGATGGCAAGGACTATGGCACTCTGGTACTGGGACGGGAACGTGTCCAGCAGCACCTTCTCCGGCGCCTCCACGAACGCGCGCATGTCGTCGCCACCCATCTCGGTCGGCATGTTCCTCCGGGCCATGGTCGGGCGGTTGGGGATGTACCCCGCCATGGGGTACTGACCAAAGTTAACGGCGGCGTGATGCGCCGACGTGACCCACATGATGGTCGCCAGGGCCTGCGCCAGGTTCTCATGGCTGTCCAGCTCGGGCCACCACGGCTCGTCCTGCTTGTCGGCGTGGCCTTTGGTGCGCACCTCGGTCCACCAAGCCTGGAGCTCCTCGTCATCGACGATGTCCGCGGTGCATGGGTAGTAGTGCTCCACGTAGGTCAACGCCCACTCCTTGATGGCGTCCCAGATGAGCAGGCCGTCGTTGGCGTAGGGGTAGTCCTCTATGGCCAGCTCCAGCTCGCCATTCTCCTTCCTGACCGCCATGCCCCTCCGGATGAGGTCTTCCGGCAGGGCCTCCATGTCGAACCGCCACTGCTGGTCGTAAGCCACGGAGCTGAGCTCAATGGAGTACTCCCCCGGCGCGAAGGAGCCCTCGATGATGCCATCGGCGTTGATGAGCATCGCGCGCGCCTGCGCGTTGATCTCCATGGTGAAGCGGAAGTGCGGGTGCAGCAGGCGGTAGACGGGGTGCATCTGGCTGAGCTGCCGGTTGGCGGCGATGATGTAGGGCTCGGTGCAGGCGTGCGTCCTCAGCCAGTGGCTGACGAGctggtggacgccggcgtcgtgAGCGAGAACATGGGCCTTGGCGAGCTGCCACAGCCAGGATCCCGTGACGCTGCCGTCGCATCCAGGCGTGAAGACCTGGCGCCACTGCGGCTTGCGCTTGGACTTGGGCCTCGTCAGCTCGATGGCGATAGGCCGGAGCGTGCCGTCGGCGGTGAGGAAGAAGAGCGCGCGCGAGCCGTACAAGGTGGTGCCCTCGAGCTTGCGGACCTTGAGGACGTATGGCAGCAACAAGTCATGGTAGTCCAGCATGAAGAGCTTCTTGTTAGCCACGGCCTCCTCAACTGTCATGACACGTCTGATCTGCTCTTCAACCAGCTCTTCAGTGATGAGGGAGTCTGCCGGGCCGTAGGTTGCCTCGTCCAACTTGCTCTTGATAGGAAACTCCTGCATAGTTTTCATATCGAAATTGGTAAAACAATCAATCAATGCATAATTTTCCTTAATTTCCCGGTAAATGAAGGAAAAAGGTACTACAATGTCAACATATATATATACCGTGACTAGTTGGATGCTCAATGGGTTCATCCCTGCGATGGTTTGTCGCGCAAACTCCTCGTCTCTGAACCAAGCAAACTTGTCCCCTGCATTTCCAACATGCATGCAAATTATTCATCGATCCATTAATCAAGCAACCAAATAACATGATGCGCGTAACAATTAATAGATGAATCTCTGTTGTACGTACTGTCGTGAATCTCTGGCGTCTCAAACTTGAAGACCCTGCGTATCCCCTCGAGGAACGCGGCCCCTTCGAGCTTGAAGAGGTGGAGCAGCTCCGTCTCAAGCAAATCGATGACGAACCTGAGCTTCCCTCCTTCGGGCTGCACCGGCTGGTTCCTGAAGTTGTCGTCGTACAGTTTGTCAATGGCCGACAAGGAGGGGAAGCTCTGGTCCTTGTGTTTGGCCGTCTTTATGCCCGTGGTCAAGGCGTGCAGCTGCGACATGAACTTCTTCGTGTCGAAGGCTCCCATCTTGCGCTCCGTGAAGGCCTCGTCCCGGGGCACATAGATGTGGTCCTTGTGGCTCCTCTCCTCCGAAAACGGGTCTTTCTTGCTGCGAGGGCGGCCCGTGCGGCAGCGTCGCGGGTAGGGGTGCTCCTTGCCACCGAGCACAGGCCGTGTGGTGGGGTTCTTTTCGTCGTCGGGGTTGCCGAGGTCATTGTACACGTCGTAGTCGTAGATGCGGTCGTGTTCCTTGCGCTCGCCGCAGCCGGTGCCGCGGAGGATCTCGAGCTCGCGCTTGCGCAACCCCTCCACGCCCTTGGGGGTTTGCGACGGAAGGTACGAGCGCTGCACCACACACATATATACATGCTAAATTAGTTAAGTGGTCAATAATGATGTACTCCATCTGTCTCAAAATGTAAGACGTTTTGACACTAGAGGAAGTAAATTAAGATCGATTTCGATTGGATAGTAGTTGACCGACCGCGGGAAAGAAAACACGCTTGTCGGGGGTGCAGTGCGAGGGGTCGATCCAGGAGTTGCAGTGGAACGTGACGGCGGACTCCTCCTGGCCGGTGGGGAAGACCTCGATGTCCCCCAGCAACATCTCGCTGTGGTGGTAGTTTGTGACTTGAACGGCCCCAATGGGTCCAAAGGATCCCGGCACCTTGAAGGTGGCCTCGTACATGTCCCACTCGTCGTCCACTCTGCCTGAGTGCTTGACGGCCCCGGAGATGGGCTCCCACTCCTGCCCCGTTTCTGCACCGACCCAACAATGCATGCAAATATATATTACTACTATCAATATCTTTTTCGTCTAGAATTACTTGTCCCTTAAATGGATGTATCGAGCACATATGCATGCATCAATGTATGTACCAGGGATGTTTGTCACTCACGTGGATCCAACTCGGAGCTGACGAGGTCAACGTGCAGCCAAGTTTTGAGGATGAGATCGTACAGGAAATCGCGAACCCCGGCTGCCTTACTCATGTGCACCGTCACGGTGGCCTTCATCTCGGTGGTCTGCGTGTGGTCCCGGACGTGGGCGTCCGGGCGGGTGACCGTGCCAACGGCCGTCCCATTGGAGTCGGACGACAAGGTGGTGGTGGtagtggtggtggtgctggtgctGCCGACCTTGGAGAAACTGGTGCGGCGGCCATTGCCTGGTTTCCGGCGAGCCTCGGGCACCACGAACGTCCGCCGCCgggccggcgacggggcggcaCATGCACCGCCTACCAGAGACTTCGTCGCCGTTAGCATCGTGGCTGGATAGCTGTGCCTGCTATTGCGCTACACAATGGGACGCCCCAAGAGGATGGAGGAGTGAGAGGGCCGGACAGGTGCACAGTGTTAGTTTCCTAAACTGTGCAACTCTGGCAAAGGAAAAGAAGGGGTGATGGAAGGATCTGATGTCGGAGAGAGTGAGCCCTGGATCCTATTTATAGAGATCGTAGTCCACGCATACTCAAATAATTTCCTTTCTTTTAACAAACAAGGCAAAAGACTTGTCATTTTCACTGATTACGAAAGAAAGTTCAGAGCTACTCAAAATAATACGTGCTActaaagggagagagagagatggaagAAGTATTTTAGTTATTGTTTACTtatttatttatgtgcatctagatCTGAAGTGTAGGTACTACGTAGTGTAGTATCTTGCACTGCATGCATACGGTCCATGCAATATGGGCTCGCATGTGCGTGTGCGTTGGAGCGATAAGGTCCCGGCGGATACGTCCGGCTCTTGGTTTTGGCTGGTACCTGGCGTGTACCCCGCGGAAAAAAAGCGATGCCCGCAGGCGTGTGCCACGATTCCGCTCCAGTCCAGCGGCGGAAGGACGGACGGTGGCGACGCCTCTCGCGGCGTCACACGGAGGCGTGTTCCACGTTCTGCTCCGGCGAGCTCTCTCAGCTAGGCAGTGGACAAATATTTCTCGGGGAGAAAACGACCTCCCAGCTACGCAGAGCCCTCGGCATCCCCATTGCGAAAGGGAATGCATGCATGGTGAATGTTTACTAATAATGGGAATGCATGAATGCATGGTGAATGTTAACCGGCATATTCCAAACATTTAAAACTGCTTTTGACCCGCCTGATTTCAGTTTGCTTTCATTTGAATTTTCTGATTGCTGATCTCGCACCGTCAGTCGTGCTGAATATTTCGTCCGACGGATTCTTTTTTCCGCATTGCAATCGAATTTCTAGAGTTTGGATTGCGCACTGCGATGTCGATGTCATTTCGGCTTCATTCGATATTCAGAACTTTTGTATGTTGGGTTATATCAATaattcccttctaaccacataaTTGATTGTTCTTTTTTGCACGTGTAACCACATATAGGTgcttgcactagtagaaaacacggctttcgttcgggcctggccagcccattaatcccggttccgcacgaaccgggatccatggggtgcattagtcccggtccgtgagcccagggggccggccgggccacgtgggccactggtcccggttcgtctggaccttttggtcccggtttaacgcacgaaccgggaccaatgcgcctcgcccctggcccatgaccattagtcccggtttgtgccacaaaccgggactaaagggttggtcctcgttgcgaccagagtttagtcccacctcgccaaccgaaggacgctcacaccggtttataagcccgtccctctctgccttgttgagctcctctcaaaatgaaaatagatgcccttatacaggaaatttgacctaaattcatagtgAGTTTCTCTGAAGTTCATacaaatttattatgaatttagattgaattttctctataggcgcatctatgctcatttttttagttggggttggcgatctttacagactttttgtgtgttgaatatgcaccattcaaaatcagtctctgctttgaatggtgcattttgaacacataaaaagtcaggagttcaaataagttttaaacaataaaatccctttgtaacagacgagtatccgtatgaaatcctgatactttgaaagagattgtccgttttgtacacgaagtgcatccagtttttgccgggaccctctcaactttcttgcacatgctatgtggatgaaatgatgataccatgccaactttcaaccttttcagagttcatttgaaatgcttttcaattttagggtcttatagctcaaaataattagtaaatgcatgtaaaataacaaatgaagtcagaaaggattgaaaaatgatgatgtggctttgaatggtgcattttgaacacacaaaaagtcaggagttcaaataagtttaaaaaatgaaatccctttgtaacagacgagtttccatatgaaatcctgatactttgaaagagattgtccgttttgtacgcaaagtgcatcctgtttttgccaggaccctctcaactttcttgcacatgctatgtggatgaaatgatgataccatgccaactttcaaccttttcagagttcatttgaaatgcttttcaattttagggtcttatagctcaaaataattagtaaatgcatgaaaaataacaaatgaagtcagaaaggattgaaaaatgatgatgtggctttgaatggtgcattttgaacacacaaaaagtcaggagttcaaataagttttaaaaagtgaaatccctttgtaacagacgagtttccgtatgaaatcctgatactttgaaagagattgtccgttttgtacacgaagtggatccagtttttgccgggaccctctcaaatttcttgcacatgctaggtggatgaaatgatgataccatgcctactttcaaccttttcagagttcattcgaaatacttttcaattttagggtcttatagctcaaaatagttagtaaatgcatgaaaaataacaaatgaagtcagaaaggattgaaaaatgatgatgtggctttgaatggtgcattttgaacacacaaaaagtcaggagttcaaataaattttaacaaatgaagtccctttgtaacagacgagtttccgtatgaaatcctgatactttgaaagagattgtccgttttgtacacgaagtgcatccagtttttgccgggaccctctcaactttcttgcacatgctatgtggatgaaatgatgataccatgccaactttcaaccttttcagagttcatttgaaatgcttttcaattttagggtcttatagctcaaaataattagtaaatgcatgaaaaataacaaatgaagtcagaaaggattgaaaaatgatgatgtggctttgaatggtgcattttgaacacacaaaaagtcaggagttcaaataagttttaaaaaatgaaatccctttgtaacagacgagtttccgtatgaaatcctgatactttgaaagagattgtccgttttgtacacgaagtgcatccagtttttgccgggaccctctcaactgtcttgcacatgctatgtggatgaaatgatgataccatgccaactttcaaccttttcagagttcatttgaaatgcttttcaattttagggtcttatagctcaaaataattagtaaatgcatgtaaaataacaaatgaagtcagaaaggattgaaaaatgatgatgtggctttgaatggtgcattttgaacacacaaaaagtcaggagttcaaataagtttaaaaaatgaaatccctttgtaacagacgagtttccataagaaatcgtgatactttaaagagattgcccgttttgtacacgaagtgcatccagtttttgccgtaaccctctcaactttcttgcacatgctatgtggatgaaatgatgataccatgccaactttcaaccttttcagagttcatttgaaatgcttttcaattttagggtcttatagatcaaaataattagtaaatgcatgaaaaataacgactaaagtcagaaaggattgaaaaatgatgatgtggctttgaatggtgcattttgaacacacaaaaagtcaggagttcaaataagttttaaaaaatgtaatccctttgtaacagacgagtttccgtatgaaatcctgat
This genomic window contains:
- the LOC109782110 gene encoding lipoxygenase 2.1, chloroplastic → MLTATKSLVGGACAAPSPARRRTFVVPEARRKPGNGRRTSFSKVGSTSTTTTTTTTLSSDSNGTAVGTVTRPDAHVRDHTQTTEMKATVTVHMSKAAGVRDFLYDLILKTWLHVDLVSSELDPQTGQEWEPISGAVKHSGRVDDEWDMYEATFKVPGSFGPIGAVQVTNYHHSEMLLGDIEVFPTGQEESAVTFHCNSWIDPSHCTPDKRVFFPARSYLPSQTPKGVEGLRKRELEILRGTGCGERKEHDRIYDYDVYNDLGNPDDEKNPTTRPVLGGKEHPYPRRCRTGRPRSKKDPFSEERSHKDHIYVPRDEAFTERKMGAFDTKKFMSQLHALTTGIKTAKHKDQSFPSLSAIDKLYDDNFRNQPVQPEGGKLRFVIDLLETELLHLFKLEGAAFLEGIRRVFKFETPEIHDRDKFAWFRDEEFARQTIAGMNPLSIQLVTEFPIKSKLDEATYGPADSLITEELVEEQIRRVMTVEEAVANKKLFMLDYHDLLLPYVLKVRKLEGTTLYGSRALFFLTADGTLRPIAIELTRPKSKRKPQWRQVFTPGCDGSVTGSWLWQLAKAHVLAHDAGVHQLVSHWLRTHACTEPYIIAANRQLSQMHPVYRLLHPHFRFTMEINAQARAMLINADGIIEGSFAPGEYSIELSSVAYDQQWRFDMEALPEDLIRRGMAVRKENGELELAIEDYPYANDGLLIWDAIKEWALTYVEHYYPCTADIVDDEELQAWWTEVRTKGHADKQDEPWWPELDSHENLAQALATIMWVTSAHHAAVNFGQYPMAGYIPNRPTMARRNMPTEMGGDDMRAFVEAPEKVLLDTFPSQYQSAIVLAILDLLSTHSSDEEYMGTHEEPSWKQDGAIRQAFEKFKERTREIAEQVDEWNNDPDRKNRHGAGMVPYVLLRPSDGDPTDEKMVMEMGIPNSISI